The following are encoded together in the Phocoena sinus isolate mPhoSin1 chromosome 11, mPhoSin1.pri, whole genome shotgun sequence genome:
- the LOC116762318 gene encoding boLa class II histocompatibility antigen, DQB*0101 beta chain — protein sequence MSGTVALQIPRGLWTTAVMVMLTVLSTPEAEGRDSPQDFLIRHMGLCYFTNGTERVRLVERHIYNREEFVRFDSDVGEYRAVTELGRQIAENWNGQKDILEQKRAALDTVCRHNYRIDEPLAVQRRVEPTVTISPSRTEALNHHNLLVCSVTDFYPGQIKVRWFRNDQEETAGVVSTPLIRNGDWTFQMLVMLEMTPQPGDVYTCHVEHPSLQSPIMVEWWAQSGSAQSKMLSGVGGFVLGLIFLGLGLIIRHRSQKGH from the exons ATGTCTGGGACGGTGGCTCTGCAGATCCCCAGAGGCCTTTGGACAACAGCTGTGATGGTGATGCTGACGGTGCTGAGCACCCCAGAGGCTGAGGGCAGAGACTCTCCAC AGGATTTCTTGATACGTCATATGGGCCTGTGTTACTTCACCAACGGCACGGAGCGGGTGCGGCTCGTGGAAAGACACATCTATAACCGGGAGGAGTTCGTGCGCTTCGACAGCGACGTGGGCGAGTACCGGGCGGTGACCGAGCTGGGCCGGCAGATCGCCGAGAACTGGAACGGCCAGAAGGACATCCTGGAGCAGAAACGGGCCGCGCTGGACACGGTGTGCAGACACAACTACAGGATTGATGAGCCCTTAGCGGTGCAGCGGCGAG TGGAACCTACAGTGACCATCTCCCCATCCAGGACAGAGGCTCTAAACCACCACAACCTGCTGGTCTGCTCGGTGACAGATTTCTATCCAGGCCAGATCAAAGTTCGGTGGTTCCGGAATGACCAGGAGGAGACAGCTGGCGTTGTGTCCACCCCTCTTATTAGAAATGGGGACTGGACCTTCCAGATGCTTGTGATGCTGGAAATGACTCCCCAGCCAGGAGATGTCTACACCTGCCATGTGGAGCACCCCAGCCTCCAGAGTCCCATCATGGTGGAGTGGT GGGCACAGTCTGGATCTGCCCAGAGCAAGATGCTGAGTGGTGTTGGGGGCTTTGTGCTGGGGCTGATCTTCCTCGGGCTGGGTCTCATCATCCGTCACAGGAGCCAGAAAG GGCACTGA
- the LOC116762319 gene encoding HLA class II histocompatibility antigen, DQ alpha 2 chain codes for MMVLNRALILGTLTLTIMMSPCGGEDIVADHFASYGTTIYQSFGPSGQYTQEFDGDEQFYVDLEKKETVWRLPVFSEFASFDPQGALRNIAVGKHNLDILIKRSNFTPVTNEVPEVTVFSKFPVLLHQPNTLICLVDNIYPPVINITWLRNGHTVREGVSEISFLTKNDLSFLKISYLTFLPSDDDVYDCKVEHWGLDEPLLKHWEPEIPKPMSELTETVVCALGLTVGLVGIVVGTVFIIQGLRSGGPSRHQGPL; via the exons ATGATGGTCCTGAACAGAGCTCTGATTCTGGGGACCCTCACCCTGACCATCATGATGAGCCCCTGTGGAGGTGAAGACATTGTGG CTGACCACTTTGCGTCCTATGGCACAACTATCTACCAGTCTTTTGGGCCCTCTGGCCAGTACACCCAAGAATTTGATGGAGATGAGCAGTTTTATGTGGACCTGGAGAAGAAGGAGACTGTCTGGCGGCTGCCTGTGTTTAGCGAATTCGCAAGTTTTGACCCACAGGGTGCCCTGAGAAACATAGCTGTGGGGAAACATAACTTGGATATCCTGATTAAACGCTCCAACTTTACCCCTGTTACCAATG AGGTTCCTGAGGTGACTGTGTTTTCTAAGTTCCCTGTGTTGCTACATCAACCCAACACCCTCATCTGTCTTGTGGACAACATCTATCCTCCTGTGATCAACATCACATGGTTGAGAAACGGACACACAGTCAGAGAGGGTGTCTCTGAGATCAGCTTCCTCACGAAGAATGATCTTTCCTTCCTCAAGATCAGTTATCTCACCTTCCTCCCTTCTGATGATGATGTTTATGACTGCAAAGTGGAACACTGGGGCCTGGATGAGCCACTGCTGAAACACTGGG AACCTGAGATTCCAAAGCCTATGTCAGAGCTGACAGAGACTGTGGTCTGCGCCCTGGGGTTGACTGTGGGCCTCGTAGGCATCGTGGTGGGCACTGTCTTCATCATCCAAGGCCTGCGCTCAGGTGGTCCCTCCAGACACCAAGGGCCCTTGTGA